From the Flavobacteriales bacterium genome, one window contains:
- a CDS encoding response regulator transcription factor translates to MKRAADLPSPRADVEVIPWLERGQGTMGTHPLPAMKAVIVEDERPLADLLQNLLALRHPQVRVLGIATTVADALELVTRHRPDLLFLDIGLRDGVQGFSVLEQLGPSAPRVIVTTANAEHALSAFRFDAVDYLLKPIDVQALDRALQRVALRAQAVQEGHVPQAAPRAWWEVPTATGFTRVRLSEIISANAEGSYTELHLQHEARPMTVSRPLGDVEKELGPGFLRTHRSHLVNPAHVRGYTRHDGDRLQMSNGTSVPIARDRVQEVLAALKHERGA, encoded by the coding sequence ATGAAACGCGCAGCGGACCTCCCGTCCCCACGCGCCGATGTGGAAGTGATACCTTGGTTGGAGCGCGGTCAGGGCACCATGGGCACCCATCCACTACCGGCCATGAAGGCGGTGATCGTCGAGGACGAACGCCCCCTCGCCGACCTGTTGCAGAACCTGCTGGCCTTGCGCCATCCGCAAGTTCGCGTGCTCGGCATCGCGACCACGGTGGCCGATGCGTTGGAGCTGGTGACGCGGCACCGGCCCGACCTGCTTTTCCTGGACATCGGGCTGCGCGATGGGGTGCAGGGCTTCTCCGTGCTGGAACAGCTCGGGCCCTCCGCACCGCGGGTCATCGTCACCACCGCCAACGCGGAGCATGCGCTGAGCGCCTTCCGCTTCGACGCCGTGGACTACCTGCTGAAGCCGATCGACGTGCAGGCCCTCGATCGTGCGTTGCAACGGGTGGCCCTGCGCGCCCAGGCCGTGCAGGAGGGGCATGTGCCCCAGGCGGCCCCCCGCGCGTGGTGGGAGGTGCCCACCGCCACGGGCTTCACCCGGGTGCGGCTGTCGGAGATCATCTCGGCCAATGCCGAGGGCAGCTACACCGAGCTGCACCTGCAGCACGAGGCCCGGCCCATGACCGTCTCCCGCCCCCTAGGCGATGTGGAGAAGGAGCTCGGGCCCGGCTTCCTGCGCACCCACCGCAGCCACCTGGTGAACCCGGCGCACGTGCGCGGCTACACCCGCCACGACGGCGACCGCTTGCAGATGAGCAACGGCACGTCGGTGCCCATCGCCAGGGACAGGGTGCAGGAGGTGCTTGCCGCACTGAAACACGAGCGCGGGGCGTGA
- a CDS encoding energy transducer TonB, translated as MWSWTTRLTDRIIALIDGGDFFRRPWRTGYAVIAVLLAIAGIVWAVALVSVGLYGLVRLYFEQHYVIAVQGVRAAILLAAAILFIALVLARLWWMRKEDIERDTQGHKVYMVGPVVAHLVRIMGESSGLLVGFFGLMAYPVLMPARDLLDAVPLLHVLSGLFSFDWTWPVITAPIGGFLIILFSRWLGDSMEVLFAIANNTKHVAIGAGQRPLEAAGAEPRLFTWEGALLGLLFYLVLALPLHGHLVTLPALGLLAYGLVKGLRTASLVWVGVSAILLLRGLMALIALVDERSVALVYLEREAVLLIFLFILVCAGLVLTVNERTGRVATPLTTAQVWVFGTALAILYALHPLAGMMIEAGRRHELTSVEHQQVRSLFNTYEGRRFGFRDHRGVDTVDTFTVPAPQYTADPYGAIHVTHELYLANRKLRAEFMLHHRTIALPDSLVYRTGGDRISISYHTDSIHFDGRRASWGRQATAVALDAYARSIESTRQSRAEALRALRDSLEAQLDTLVGQFTSYDCSTGRCFAWFNVEGPSGMMKRSFHCPSELIDGYPIKALPKDGEGWRLVVRKTISKEEGDPTTGRIAFMDELVGIQPVVRSAPVSPEDPVRTIAPIESRPITQATVKVEPGYRVYTEQEVDVAPEFPGGRSGLKAYLASRAYPQTERNAGHVAKVRVRFVVGSDGHPTNIKVLASGYPGFDAEALRLVKAMPKWSPGTVKGSPVAVATMVTVDFSLNE; from the coding sequence ATGTGGTCCTGGACGACACGCCTCACCGACCGGATCATCGCCCTGATCGATGGCGGCGACTTCTTTCGCCGTCCCTGGCGCACGGGCTATGCGGTGATCGCCGTGCTCCTGGCCATCGCTGGCATCGTGTGGGCCGTGGCGCTGGTCTCGGTCGGTCTGTACGGGCTGGTGCGGCTGTACTTCGAACAGCACTACGTGATCGCGGTGCAAGGTGTGCGCGCGGCGATCCTCCTGGCGGCGGCCATCCTGTTCATCGCCTTGGTCCTTGCCCGGTTGTGGTGGATGCGCAAGGAAGACATCGAGCGGGATACGCAAGGCCACAAGGTCTATATGGTGGGTCCGGTGGTGGCACACCTCGTCCGGATCATGGGCGAGTCGTCCGGCCTGCTCGTCGGCTTCTTCGGGCTCATGGCCTATCCCGTGCTCATGCCGGCACGGGACCTGCTCGATGCAGTGCCCCTGCTCCATGTCCTGAGCGGTCTGTTTTCCTTCGACTGGACCTGGCCGGTGATCACCGCACCGATCGGCGGATTCCTCATCATCCTGTTCAGCCGCTGGCTGGGCGATTCCATGGAGGTGCTGTTCGCCATCGCCAACAACACGAAGCATGTGGCCATCGGTGCAGGGCAGCGACCCTTGGAGGCAGCAGGTGCGGAGCCCCGATTGTTCACGTGGGAGGGCGCCTTGCTTGGCCTGCTGTTCTACCTGGTGCTCGCCCTGCCATTGCACGGCCACCTCGTCACATTACCAGCCCTGGGTCTTCTGGCCTACGGCCTGGTCAAGGGCTTGCGCACGGCCTCCCTGGTCTGGGTCGGTGTCTCGGCCATCCTTCTGCTCAGGGGCCTCATGGCCCTCATCGCATTGGTGGATGAGCGGTCCGTGGCCCTGGTCTATCTGGAGCGTGAAGCCGTCCTGCTCATCTTCCTGTTCATCCTTGTCTGCGCTGGGCTGGTCCTCACGGTCAACGAACGCACCGGACGTGTGGCCACCCCGCTGACGACCGCGCAGGTCTGGGTGTTCGGGACCGCTTTGGCCATCCTCTATGCGCTGCACCCCCTGGCGGGCATGATGATCGAAGCGGGCAGGCGACATGAGCTCACCAGCGTCGAACATCAACAGGTCCGATCGCTGTTCAACACGTACGAGGGCCGCAGATTCGGATTCAGGGATCATCGCGGGGTGGATACCGTCGACACGTTCACCGTGCCTGCACCGCAGTACACGGCGGACCCCTATGGAGCGATCCACGTCACGCACGAACTGTACCTGGCGAACCGGAAGCTCAGGGCGGAGTTCATGTTGCACCATCGGACCATTGCACTGCCCGACAGCCTGGTGTACAGGACCGGGGGCGATCGGATCTCGATCAGCTACCACACGGACAGCATTCATTTCGATGGCCGCAGAGCTTCTTGGGGTCGGCAAGCCACTGCGGTGGCCCTGGATGCCTACGCACGTTCCATCGAGTCCACCCGCCAGTCCCGTGCTGAGGCACTCCGGGCATTGCGCGACAGCCTGGAGGCCCAACTGGATACGTTGGTCGGCCAGTTCACCAGCTATGACTGCAGCACCGGGCGTTGTTTCGCATGGTTCAATGTGGAAGGTCCCTCCGGAATGATGAAGCGGTCCTTCCACTGCCCATCCGAACTGATCGATGGATATCCCATCAAGGCACTGCCCAAGGACGGCGAAGGATGGCGTTTGGTGGTCAGAAAGACCATCTCAAAGGAGGAAGGCGACCCGACCACAGGGCGCATCGCGTTCATGGACGAACTGGTCGGGATCCAGCCGGTGGTGCGTTCAGCTCCAGTTTCACCTGAAGATCCCGTGCGAACGATCGCGCCGATCGAGAGCCGACCGATCACACAGGCCACTGTCAAAGTGGAGCCCGGGTACAGGGTCTACACGGAGCAAGAAGTGGATGTCGCACCGGAGTTCCCCGGAGGCCGTTCAGGATTGAAGGCCTATTTGGCCAGCCGAGCATACCCACAAACGGAAAGGAACGCGGGACATGTCGCGAAGGTCAGGGTCCGTTTCGTGGTGGGAAGCGATGGACACCCAACGAACATCAAGGTTCTGGCCTCAGGCTATCCAGGATTTGATGCGGAGGCTTTGCGATTGGTAAAGGCTATGCCGAAGTGGTCGCCGGGTACGGTCAAAGGCTCACCGGTCGCAGTTGCAACGATGGTAACGGTGGACTTCAGCCTGAACGAATGA
- a CDS encoding LptF/LptG family permease: protein MLRIFDRYIIRQFLGTFFFILVLIMAIAVVFDISEKTEDFAKMSAGVGEIVREYYVNFVIYYANFFSGLLIFLAVILFTSRLAHRSEVIAALSSGISFPRLMWPYFLSATFLMLLALAANHLVLPAANKERLAFEEEHIRVAFQVKGKNIHREITPGTIAYVESFNAQKRTGYRFSLEQWTDGRLTRKLMSERAVYDSLTGRWRVEDWTLQDIDSTGGRLRQGSVLDTLIPLVPKDLGQRNENAMSMTTAELDRFVAEERMRGSDTTAFYLIEKHQRSSAPFATYVFTLIGVSISSRKVRGGTGVHLALGVLLVLLYIFSSKITTVAATNAGLDPLIAVWLPNLIFGAVGVWLYRTAPK, encoded by the coding sequence ATGCTCCGCATCTTCGACCGCTACATCATCCGCCAGTTCCTGGGCACCTTCTTCTTCATCCTGGTGCTCATCATGGCCATCGCCGTGGTGTTCGACATCAGCGAGAAGACGGAGGACTTCGCCAAGATGAGCGCCGGCGTGGGCGAGATCGTGCGGGAGTACTACGTGAACTTCGTGATCTACTACGCCAACTTCTTCAGCGGCCTGCTCATCTTCCTGGCGGTGATCCTGTTCACCAGCCGCCTGGCCCACCGCAGCGAGGTCATCGCCGCCCTCAGCAGCGGCATCAGCTTCCCCCGCCTCATGTGGCCCTACTTCCTGTCGGCCACCTTCCTGATGCTGCTGGCCCTGGCCGCCAACCACCTCGTGCTGCCGGCGGCCAACAAGGAGCGCCTGGCCTTCGAGGAGGAACACATCCGCGTGGCCTTCCAGGTGAAGGGCAAGAACATCCACCGCGAGATCACCCCCGGCACCATCGCCTACGTGGAGAGCTTCAACGCCCAGAAGCGCACCGGCTACCGCTTCAGCCTGGAGCAGTGGACGGACGGCCGCCTCACCCGCAAGCTGATGAGCGAACGCGCCGTGTACGACAGCCTCACCGGCCGCTGGCGCGTGGAGGACTGGACCCTGCAGGACATCGACAGCACCGGCGGCCGCCTGCGCCAGGGCAGCGTGCTGGACACCCTGATCCCCCTGGTGCCCAAGGACCTCGGCCAGCGCAACGAGAACGCCATGAGCATGACCACCGCCGAGCTGGACCGCTTCGTGGCCGAAGAGCGCATGCGCGGCAGCGACACCACCGCCTTCTACCTCATCGAGAAGCACCAGCGCAGCTCCGCCCCCTTCGCCACCTACGTGTTCACCCTCATCGGCGTCAGCATCAGCAGCCGCAAGGTGCGCGGCGGCACCGGCGTGCACCTCGCCCTCGGCGTGCTGCTCGTGCTGCTCTACATCTTCAGCAGCAAGATCACCACCGTGGCCGCCACCAACGCCGGGCTCGACCCGCTGATCGCCGTGTGGCTGCCCAACCTGATCTTCGGCGCAGTGGGCGTGTGGTTGTACCGCACGGCGCCGAAGTAG
- the tgt gene encoding tRNA guanosine(34) transglycosylase Tgt, translating to MQFELLRTDPAGHARAGVLHTDHGAIPTPVFMPVGTLGAVKAVHPRELRQDLDAPIMLSNTYHLYLRPGTEVIEHAGGLHRFNGWDRPILTDSGGFQVHSLSDIRKITEEGVKFQSHIDGSRHLFTPEGVMDIQRSIGADICMAFDECTPWPCDLKYATDSMHRTHRWLARCIARFTGTEPKYGYEQVLFPIVQGSTFPELRKQSAEHVAEQGAPGNAIGGLSVGEPEEEMYAMAELCCGILPADRPRYLMGVGTPWNLLKNMARGVDLFDCVMPTRNGRNGMLFTRQGVLQIKNRQWADHHDALDPDGHSWVDTAYSRAFVRHLFASNEILGQQIASLHNLGFYITLMREARQRILDGSFTPWKNALLPALKQRL from the coding sequence GTGCAGTTCGAGCTCCTCCGCACCGATCCGGCCGGCCACGCCCGCGCCGGGGTGCTCCACACCGACCACGGCGCCATCCCCACCCCCGTCTTCATGCCGGTGGGCACCCTCGGCGCCGTCAAGGCCGTCCACCCCCGCGAGCTGCGCCAGGACCTGGACGCGCCGATCATGCTCAGCAACACCTACCACCTGTACCTGCGGCCCGGCACGGAGGTGATCGAGCATGCCGGCGGCCTGCACCGGTTCAACGGCTGGGACCGCCCCATCCTCACCGACAGCGGCGGCTTCCAGGTGCACAGCCTCAGCGACATCCGCAAGATCACCGAGGAGGGGGTGAAGTTCCAGAGCCACATCGACGGCAGCCGACACCTGTTCACCCCCGAGGGCGTGATGGACATCCAGCGCAGCATCGGCGCCGACATCTGCATGGCCTTCGACGAGTGCACCCCCTGGCCCTGCGACCTGAAGTACGCCACCGACAGCATGCACCGCACGCACCGCTGGCTGGCCCGCTGCATCGCCCGCTTCACCGGCACGGAACCGAAGTACGGGTACGAACAGGTGCTCTTCCCCATCGTGCAGGGCAGCACCTTCCCCGAGCTGCGCAAGCAGAGCGCCGAACACGTGGCCGAACAGGGCGCCCCCGGCAACGCCATCGGCGGCCTCAGCGTGGGCGAGCCCGAGGAGGAGATGTACGCCATGGCCGAACTGTGCTGCGGCATCCTGCCGGCCGACCGGCCGCGCTACCTCATGGGCGTGGGCACCCCGTGGAACCTGCTGAAGAACATGGCCCGCGGGGTGGACCTGTTCGACTGCGTGATGCCCACCCGCAACGGACGCAACGGCATGCTCTTCACCCGCCAGGGGGTGCTGCAGATCAAGAACCGGCAATGGGCCGACCACCATGACGCGCTGGACCCCGACGGGCACAGCTGGGTGGACACGGCCTACAGCCGCGCCTTCGTGCGCCACCTCTTCGCCAGCAACGAGATCCTCGGGCAGCAGATCGCCAGCCTGCACAACCTGGGCTTCTACATCACGTTGATGCGCGAGGCGCGGCAGCGCATCCTGGACGGTAGCTTCACCCCCTGGAAGAACGCCCTGCTGCCCGCCCTCAAGCAGCGCCTGTGA
- a CDS encoding glycosyltransferase, whose amino-acid sequence MVQTLVFTMGGALAVLLCYHAFIFGRLAFRRQAVVPDRELPVSVVICARNEAPALEKLVPELMEQDHREFEVVVVNDRSQDLTGEVLEWMKPRFPRLRVVNIQADEKFSYGKKIAVGVGVRAAKHPHILLTDADCRPVGPDWISCMASGFSERRHIVIGHSPYEVRPGLTNLLERYDGITKAVQFIAFAKAGLPYMGVGRNLGYTHEVFFNAKGPRRHHHLMSGDDDLFINEVARARNTTAVADPRTFMVTRATEGLVAWIRRKRRHYTTARYYRFGHQVLLTLLPLARIVFWAACAALFVLGAAPQAALGLAVKVGAFLPVTLLAMHRLGAGPLLLTFALPLEWLFLVLEPLIYVSTLVIKPRRWK is encoded by the coding sequence ATGGTCCAGACGCTCGTGTTCACGATGGGCGGCGCGCTCGCCGTGCTGTTGTGCTACCACGCGTTCATCTTCGGCCGGCTCGCCTTCCGCCGCCAGGCGGTGGTGCCCGACCGCGAGCTGCCGGTGAGCGTGGTGATCTGCGCCCGCAACGAGGCGCCGGCGCTGGAGAAGCTCGTGCCCGAGCTGATGGAGCAGGACCACCGCGAGTTCGAGGTGGTGGTGGTGAACGACCGCAGCCAGGACCTCACCGGCGAGGTGCTCGAGTGGATGAAGCCGCGCTTCCCCCGGCTGCGCGTGGTGAACATCCAGGCCGATGAGAAGTTCAGCTACGGCAAGAAGATCGCCGTGGGGGTGGGCGTGCGTGCCGCCAAGCACCCGCACATCCTGCTCACCGACGCGGATTGCCGTCCGGTGGGCCCCGACTGGATCAGCTGCATGGCCAGCGGCTTCAGCGAGCGGCGCCACATCGTCATCGGCCACAGCCCGTACGAGGTGCGGCCGGGCCTCACCAACCTGCTGGAGCGCTACGACGGCATCACCAAGGCCGTGCAGTTCATCGCCTTCGCGAAGGCGGGCCTGCCGTACATGGGCGTGGGCCGCAACCTGGGCTACACGCACGAGGTCTTCTTCAACGCCAAGGGGCCGCGGCGCCACCACCACCTGATGAGCGGCGACGACGACCTGTTCATCAACGAGGTGGCCCGGGCGCGCAACACCACGGCCGTGGCCGACCCGCGCACCTTCATGGTGACGCGCGCCACCGAGGGCCTCGTCGCGTGGATCCGCCGCAAGCGCCGCCACTACACCACGGCGCGCTACTACCGCTTCGGCCACCAGGTGCTGCTCACCCTGCTGCCGCTGGCGCGCATCGTGTTCTGGGCGGCCTGCGCGGCCCTCTTCGTCCTGGGCGCCGCGCCCCAGGCGGCCCTCGGCCTGGCCGTCAAGGTCGGCGCTTTCCTGCCCGTCACCCTGCTGGCCATGCACCGGCTCGGCGCGGGCCCCCTGCTGCTCACCTTCGCCCTCCCCCTGGAATGGCTGTTCTTAGTTTTGGAACCGCTGATCTACGTCAGCACCCTGGTCATCAAGCCCCGCCGATGGAAGTGA
- a CDS encoding sigma-70 family RNA polymerase sigma factor — MEVNENLSEKARHDYLLVRRAVDKGDQKAYAELMSRYRDSIYFMLLKMINNKDDAEDLTIEAFGKAFNRLKQYTPNYAFSTWLFKIASNNCIDWIRKQKKKTLSIDNPIGTDDGDEMTIEIRSHGPDPADVVIRDQKSAVMREVVDKLKPRYRTLIELRYYKEYSYEEIADELDLPLGTVKAQLFRAREFLMNMLNNSKEAI; from the coding sequence ATGGAAGTGAACGAGAACCTCTCCGAAAAGGCGCGCCACGACTACCTGCTCGTGCGCCGCGCCGTGGACAAGGGCGACCAGAAGGCCTACGCCGAACTGATGAGCCGCTACCGCGACTCCATCTACTTCATGTTGTTGAAGATGATCAACAACAAGGACGACGCGGAGGACCTCACGATCGAGGCGTTCGGCAAGGCGTTCAACCGCCTCAAGCAGTACACGCCCAACTACGCCTTCAGCACCTGGCTGTTCAAGATCGCGTCGAACAACTGCATCGACTGGATCCGCAAGCAGAAGAAGAAGACCCTGTCCATCGACAACCCCATCGGCACCGACGACGGGGATGAGATGACGATCGAGATCCGCAGCCACGGCCCCGACCCGGCCGACGTGGTGATCCGCGACCAGAAGAGCGCCGTGATGCGCGAGGTGGTGGACAAGCTCAAGCCCCGCTACCGCACCCTCATCGAACTGCGCTACTACAAGGAGTACAGCTACGAGGAGATCGCCGATGAGCTCGACCTGCCGCTCGGCACCGTCAAGGCCCAGCTCTTCCGCGCCCGCGAGTTCCTCATGAACATGCTGAACAACAGCAAGGAGGCCATCTAA
- the rsmG gene encoding 16S rRNA (guanine(527)-N(7))-methyltransferase RsmG, protein MDLLTTYFPELTARQRERFERMGPLYAEWNARVNLISRKDFEHLVERHILHSLGIAKVVAFRKGTRIVDVGTGGGFPLIPLAVLFPDSVFHGIDGIGKKITAVKGIIEGLGLTNCTAEQVRSTEHRQRYDVIVSRAVTTLPEFIGDTRHLVARGAGRIYYLKGGDLADELLPITQRYRVHALSEHFAEGFFATKKVVEIEM, encoded by the coding sequence ATCGACCTGCTCACCACGTACTTCCCCGAGCTCACCGCCCGGCAGCGCGAGCGCTTCGAGCGCATGGGGCCGCTCTATGCCGAGTGGAACGCGCGGGTGAACCTGATCTCCCGGAAGGACTTCGAGCACCTGGTCGAGCGGCACATCCTGCATTCGCTCGGCATCGCCAAGGTCGTGGCCTTCAGGAAGGGCACGCGCATCGTGGACGTGGGCACGGGCGGTGGCTTTCCGCTGATCCCATTGGCGGTGCTCTTCCCGGACAGCGTCTTCCACGGCATCGACGGCATCGGCAAGAAGATCACCGCCGTGAAGGGCATCATCGAGGGCCTGGGGCTCACCAACTGCACGGCCGAACAGGTGCGCAGCACCGAGCACCGGCAGCGCTACGACGTCATCGTCAGCCGCGCGGTCACCACCCTGCCCGAGTTCATCGGTGACACGAGGCACCTGGTGGCCCGGGGCGCGGGACGCATCTACTACCTCAAGGGCGGGGACCTGGCCGATGAGCTCCTGCCCATCACGCAGCGCTACCGCGTGCACGCGCTGAGCGAGCACTTCGCCGAGGGGTTCTTCGCCACGAAGAAGGTGGTGGAGATCGAAATGTGA
- a CDS encoding ATP-binding cassette domain-containing protein encodes MASRRDRSRYNDAKPAKLDRATLRKALRLFRYLRPHRWTFAAGLLFLIGTSGLSLVFPGLMGKLIDSSKGETSFSAPLFDLTNTDSIFLLLLLVFAVQAVLGFFRIYLFAHVTEHMLADLRRDTYAHLLRLPMAFFAKRRVGELNSRLSADVALLQDTFTTTLAELLRQLIIIAAGIVLLARLSPELTLTMLASVPVVVLVAVLFGRFIGRLSRQVQDRIADTNVIVDETLQGIQSVKAFANEAWESMRYGRSVLSARALAMRGARWRGALVSFIILCMFGAIILVVWRGVNLQREGLLTNGELVTFIMYSVFVGASIGGIPEHVNTVLKAIGATERLMDLHDEPGEPVSLEARKERIELRGRIAFEDVSFHYATRADVPVLRNVSFAAEPGQRIALVGPSGAGKSTVAALVLRFFDPVQGTVRIDDRDARDYPLTALRDRMAIVPQEVLLFGGSIRENIAYGRPDATDAEVEAAARRANAHDFIAAFPEGYATVVGERGIQLSGGQRQRIAIARAVLKDPAILILDEATSALDSESERLVQEALEQLMRGRTSLVIAHRLSTIRDADRILVLDKGVIAESGTHGELIADADGLYHSLSRLQMES; translated from the coding sequence ATGGCCTCCCGCCGCGACCGCTCCCGCTACAACGACGCGAAGCCGGCCAAGCTGGACCGCGCCACGCTGCGCAAGGCCCTGCGCCTGTTCCGCTACCTGCGGCCCCACCGCTGGACCTTCGCGGCCGGCCTGCTCTTCCTCATCGGCACCAGCGGCCTCAGCCTGGTGTTCCCGGGGTTGATGGGCAAGCTCATCGACTCCAGCAAGGGCGAGACCTCCTTCAGTGCGCCCCTGTTCGACCTCACCAACACCGACAGCATCTTCCTGCTGCTGCTGCTGGTCTTCGCCGTGCAGGCGGTGCTCGGCTTCTTCCGCATCTACCTCTTCGCGCACGTCACCGAGCACATGCTGGCCGACCTGCGGAGGGACACCTACGCCCACCTGCTGCGCCTGCCCATGGCCTTCTTCGCCAAGCGCCGTGTGGGCGAGCTCAACAGCCGCCTCAGCGCCGATGTGGCCCTGCTGCAGGACACCTTCACCACCACGCTGGCCGAGCTGCTGCGCCAGCTGATCATCATCGCCGCGGGCATCGTGCTCCTGGCCCGCCTGTCGCCCGAGCTCACCCTCACCATGCTCGCCTCGGTGCCCGTCGTCGTGCTGGTGGCCGTCCTCTTCGGCCGCTTCATCGGCCGCCTCAGCCGACAGGTGCAGGACCGCATCGCCGACACCAACGTGATCGTGGACGAGACGCTGCAGGGCATCCAGAGCGTGAAGGCCTTCGCCAACGAGGCGTGGGAGAGCATGCGCTACGGCCGCAGCGTGCTCAGCGCCCGCGCCCTGGCCATGCGCGGCGCCCGCTGGCGCGGGGCGCTCGTCTCCTTCATCATCCTGTGCATGTTCGGCGCCATCATCCTGGTGGTGTGGCGCGGCGTGAACCTGCAGCGCGAGGGCCTGCTCACCAACGGCGAGCTCGTCACCTTCATCATGTACAGCGTGTTCGTGGGCGCCAGCATCGGCGGCATCCCCGAGCATGTGAACACGGTGCTGAAGGCCATCGGCGCCACCGAGCGGCTGATGGACCTGCACGACGAGCCCGGCGAGCCGGTGAGCCTGGAGGCCCGCAAGGAGCGCATCGAGCTGCGCGGCCGCATCGCCTTCGAGGACGTGAGCTTCCACTACGCCACCCGCGCCGACGTGCCCGTGTTGCGCAACGTGTCGTTCGCCGCCGAGCCCGGCCAGCGCATCGCCCTGGTGGGCCCCAGCGGTGCCGGCAAGAGCACCGTGGCCGCGTTGGTGCTGCGCTTCTTCGACCCCGTGCAGGGCACGGTGCGCATCGACGACCGCGACGCGCGCGATTACCCGCTCACGGCCCTGCGCGACCGGATGGCCATCGTGCCGCAGGAGGTGCTGCTCTTCGGCGGCAGCATCCGCGAGAACATCGCCTACGGACGGCCCGACGCCACGGACGCCGAAGTGGAGGCCGCGGCCCGCCGCGCCAACGCGCACGACTTCATCGCCGCCTTCCCCGAGGGCTACGCCACCGTGGTGGGCGAACGCGGCATCCAGCTCAGCGGCGGCCAGCGACAGCGCATCGCCATCGCCCGCGCCGTGCTGAAGGACCCCGCCATCCTCATCCTCGACGAGGCCACCAGCGCGCTCGACAGCGAGAGCGAACGGCTGGTGCAGGAAGCGCTGGAGCAGCTCATGCGTGGCCGCACCAGCCTGGTCATCGCCCACCGCCTCAGCACCATCCGCGATGCCGACCGCATCCTGGTGCTCGACAAGGGCGTCATCGCCGAGAGCGGCACCCACGGCGAGCTGATCGCCGATGCCGACGGGCTATACCACAGCCTCAGCCGGCTGCAGATGGAAAGCTGA
- a CDS encoding orotate phosphoribosyltransferase, with amino-acid sequence MNDRLDPALKVAELLLQIKAVKLSPAKPFSWASGWKSPIYCDNRKTLSYPPVRTFIRQQFVHLIQSEFGRPDLIAGVATGGIAHGMLVAHDMGLPFIYVRTSAKEHGLRNQVEGDLSVGRNVVVVEDLVSTGGSSLQAVHALRDAGLEVKGMVSIFTYGFDVARAAFEEARVKMHALTNYNILLDQALREGYITEKDLAPLNAWRKDPANWNAAVQA; translated from the coding sequence ATGAACGATCGCCTTGATCCGGCCCTCAAAGTTGCCGAATTGCTGCTGCAGATCAAGGCCGTGAAATTGAGCCCGGCAAAACCGTTCTCCTGGGCCAGCGGCTGGAAGAGCCCGATCTACTGCGACAACCGCAAGACCCTGTCCTACCCGCCGGTGCGCACCTTCATCCGGCAGCAGTTCGTGCACCTCATCCAAAGCGAGTTCGGGCGGCCGGACCTGATCGCCGGCGTGGCCACCGGCGGCATCGCGCACGGCATGCTGGTGGCGCACGACATGGGCCTGCCCTTCATCTACGTGCGCACCAGCGCCAAAGAGCACGGCCTGCGCAACCAGGTGGAGGGCGACCTCTCCGTAGGCCGCAACGTGGTGGTGGTGGAGGACCTGGTGAGCACCGGAGGCAGCAGCCTGCAGGCCGTGCACGCCCTGCGCGACGCGGGCCTGGAGGTGAAGGGCATGGTGAGCATCTTCACCTACGGCTTCGACGTGGCCCGCGCGGCCTTCGAGGAGGCCCGCGTGAAGATGCACGCGCTCACCAACTACAACATCCTGCTGGACCAGGCCCTGCGCGAGGGCTACATCACCGAGAAGGACCTGGCCCCGCTGAACGCGTGGCGCAAGGACCCCGCGAACTGGAACGCCGCCGTGCAGGCCTGA
- a CDS encoding NUDIX domain-containing protein, with amino-acid sequence MVRNYEVSIDGLAVVLTQHAPEAAPQAGGLVVQAAAEGVDELVERARRIPGVERLTLVVPDAAAAWDGFRSTCVPVDAAGGAVTDERGRLLVIHRLGRWDLPKGKVDAGEALPEAAVREVKEECGLREVSIVRPLCDTWHTYERGGERHLKRTSWFLMRASSAERLVPQHEEDIHEVAWMDADGVQRVKAGTYATVRAVISAWEEAVPRSRT; translated from the coding sequence ATGGTGCGAAACTACGAAGTCTCCATCGACGGGTTGGCCGTGGTGCTCACGCAGCACGCGCCCGAAGCGGCTCCCCAAGCAGGCGGGCTGGTGGTGCAGGCCGCGGCGGAGGGGGTGGATGAGCTGGTGGAGCGCGCCCGCCGCATCCCCGGCGTCGAGCGGCTCACGCTGGTGGTGCCCGATGCCGCGGCCGCCTGGGACGGCTTCCGCAGCACCTGCGTGCCGGTGGACGCGGCCGGCGGTGCGGTCACCGATGAGCGCGGACGTCTCCTCGTCATCCATCGCCTCGGCCGCTGGGACCTGCCCAAGGGCAAGGTGGACGCGGGCGAGGCGCTGCCCGAGGCGGCCGTGCGCGAGGTGAAGGAGGAGTGCGGGCTGCGCGAGGTGAGCATCGTACGCCCGCTGTGCGACACCTGGCACACCTACGAACGGGGAGGCGAACGTCACCTCAAGCGCACCTCGTGGTTCCTCATGCGCGCCTCCAGCGCGGAACGGCTCGTGCCGCAGCACGAGGAGGACATCCATGAGGTGGCCTGGATGGACGCCGACGGGGTGCAGCGCGTGAAGGCCGGCACCTACGCCACGGTGCGCGCGGTGATCAGTGCCTGGGAGGAGGCGGTGCCTCGCTCCCGAACTTGA